A region of Vitis riparia cultivar Riparia Gloire de Montpellier isolate 1030 chromosome 1, EGFV_Vit.rip_1.0, whole genome shotgun sequence DNA encodes the following proteins:
- the LOC117912727 gene encoding 50S ribosomal protein L7/L12, which yields MSLITRSSRHHFLSTFCRNSAIFSRKLSQAAANKVDDESEKEVEIDQRRLPADYDPANFDPTQHRSPPTARVFRLVDEIAGLTLVEVAEFSSILRKKLGMKEPPVVAIMKPGAAAAVSVGGMKAAASAAKEEKKPEKTVFELKLESYEAASKIKIIKEVRSFTDLGLKEAKDLVEKTPSVLKAGVSKEEGEQLVEKLKALGAKVVLE from the coding sequence TCTGTAGAAACTCAGCGATTTTCTCGAGAAAACTGAGCCAGGCCGCTGCCAACAAGGTCGACGATGAGTCCGAAAAAGAAGTAGAAATCGACCAAAGAAGGCTTCCAGCCGATTACGACCCTGCAAACTTCGACCCCACCCAGCACCGGAGCCCACCCACCGCCAGAGTCTTCAGGCTCGTTGACGAAATCGCCGGGCTCACGCTCGTCGAAGTGGCTGAGTTCTCCTCGATTCTAAGGAAGAAGCTGGGCATGAAGGAACCCCCAGTTGTTGCGATCATGAAACCTGGGGCGGCGGCTGCTGTTTCAGTCGGGGGAATGAAGGCGGCGGCGTCGGCGGCCAAAGAGGAGAAGAAGCCGGAGAAGACTGTGTTCGAACTGAAGCTGGAATCATATGAGGCTGCTTCGAAGATCAAGATAATTAAGGAGGTTAGAAGTTTTACTGATTTGGGTCTCAAAGAAGCCAAGGATTTAGTGGAGAAGACGCCGTCTGTACTGAAGGCTGGAGTGTCCAAGGAAGAGGGTGAGCAACTTGTGGAAAAATTGAAGGCTTTGGGTGCCAAAGTCGTTCTGGAATGA